The sequence below is a genomic window from Streptomyces sudanensis.
GGCCGGAGACCAGGTGGGCCGGGTGCGCGACCTCGTCGCCATGCTCCGGGTGGGGCGGCGTCCGCCCCGGGTGCTGGGGCTGGTCGTGGAGGTGATCGGCCGCCGCCGGATCTTCCTGCCGATGACCCGGGTGACGGGCATCGAGTCCGGCCAGGTCATCACGACGGGCGTGCTGAACGTCCGGCGCTTCGAACAGCGCCCCACCGAGCGCCTCGTCCTCGGCGAGCTCCTCGACCGGCGGGTCAGGCTGGTCGACGGGGGCGACGAGGTGACCGTCCTGGACGTGGCGATGAGCCGGCTGCCCGCCCGCCGCGACTGGGAGATCGACCGGGTCTTCGTACGGCGCGGCAGCCGCGGGGCGCTGCGCCGCAGGGGCGAGACGCTGACCGTCGAGTGGTCGGCGGTCACCGGCTTCTCCCTGGAGGAGGACGCGCAGGGCGCGGAGAACCTGGTCGCCACGTTCGAGCGGATGCGCCCGGCGGACCTGGCGAACGCGCTGCACCACCTGACGCCCAAGCGCCGCGCCGAGGTCGCCGCCGCCCTCCACGACGACCGGCTGGCCGACGTCCTGGAGGAGCTGCCCGAGGACGACCAGATCGAGATCCTCGGCAAGCTGAAGGCGGAGCGCGCCGCGGACGTCCTGGAGGCCATGGACCCGGACGACGCCGCGGACCTGCTGTCGGAGCTGCCGGAGGACGAGAAGGAACGGTTGCTCACCCTGATGCGCCCGGACGACGCCGCGGACGTGCGGCGGCTGATGTCGTACGAGGAGCGCACCGCGGGCGGGCTGATGACGACCGAGCCGATCGTGCTGCGCCCGGACGCGACGGTGGCGGACGCCCTCGCCCGCGTCCGCCAGCAGGACCTCTCCCCCGCGCTGGCCGCGCAGGTGTACGTGTGCCGGCCGCCCGACGAGACGCCGACCGGGAAGTTCCTCGGGACGGTCCACTTCCAGCGGCTGCTGCGGGACCCGCCGTTCACCCTGGTCTCCGCGATCGTCGACACGGACCTGGAGCCGCTGTCGCCCGGCACCCCGCTGCCCGCCGTGGCCAGCCACCTCGCCGCGTACAACCTGGTCGCGGCGCCGGTCGTCGACGACGGCGGGTCGCTGCTGGGCGCCGTCACCGTCGACGACGTACTGGACCACCTGCTGCCGGAGGACTGGCGGGAGACCGAGTTCGGTCCGGAAGCGGAGCGGGAGGCGGCGTATGGTGCCTGACCGCACCCCGGAGCGGGGCGCCGGGCGCGACCGCGCCGGCCAGCGGGAGCGCCCCGGCCACCACCAGCGGGAGCGGACCGTGCCCCGGGCCCGCCTCGACCAGCCGCTGGACCAGCCGCGCGTACGGCGCCCGAGGCTGCTGCCGGAGTACGACCCGGAGGCGTTCGGGCGGCTGTCGGAGCGGATCGCCCGGTTCCTCGGCACGGGCCGCTTCATCGTGTGGATGACCGGGGTCATCATCGCGTGGCTGACCTGGAACATCACCATGCCGGACGCGCTGCGCTTCGACCCGTACCCGTTCATCTTCCTCACGCTGATGCTGTCGCTCCAGGCGTCGTACGCGGCGCCGCTGATCCTGCTCGCGCAGAACCGGCAGGACGACCGGGACCGGGTCAACCTGGAGCAGGACCGGGCGCAGAACGAGCGGTCGATCGCCGACACCGAGTACCTGACGCGGGAGATCGCGGCGCTGCGCATGGGCCTCGGCGAGGTCGCCACCCGCGACTGGATCCGCTCCGAGCTGGAGGACATGGTCAAGGAGCTGGAGGGCCGGGGGGCGGTATTCCCGCCGGCCGCGCCCCGGCGGAGTGACGAAGGCGACCGCTGACCGGCTTTCCGGGGGGCGCCGCGGGAGCCGTACCATCGTCCGTATGACGACGGAAGACGCGGTGCGCGAGGCACTGGCGACGGTGAACGACCCCGAGATCCACCGGCCGATCACCGAGCTCGGCATGGTCAAGTCGGTCGAGGTCGGGGCGGACGGCGCGGTCGCCGTGGCGGTGTACCTGACGGTCTCCGGCTGCCCGATGCGCGACACGATCACGAAGAACGTGAGCGAGGCGGTCTCCCGCGTCGAGGGCGTCACCCGCGTCGACGTGTCGCTGGACGTCATGAGCGACGAGCAGCGCAAGGAGCTGGCCGCCGCGCTGCGCGGCACGACCGCCGAGCGCGAGGTGCCCTTCGCCAAGCCCGGCTCGCTGACCCGGGTGTACGCGGTGGCGTCCGGCAAGGGCGGCGTCGGCAAGTCGTCGGTGACGGTGAACCTCGCCGCCGCGATGGCCGCCGACGGGCTGAAGGTCGGTGTCGTGGACGCCGACATCTACGGCCACAGCGTGCCCCGCATGCTGGGCGCCGACGGGCGGCCCACCCAGGTCGAGAACATGATCATGCCGCCGTCCGCGAACGGCGTGAAGGTCATCTCGATCGGCATGTTCACCCCCGGCAACGCCCCGGTCGTGTGGCGCGGCCCGATGCTGCACCGCGCGCTCCAGCAGTTCCTCGCGGACGTCTACTGGGGCGACCTGGACGTGCTGCTGATGGACCTCCCGCCGGGCACGGGCGACATCGCGATCTCCGTGGCGCAGCTCGTGCCGAACGCCGAGATCCTCGTCGTCACCACGCCGCAGCAGGCGGCGGCCGAGGTGGCGGAGCGGGCCGGCTCGATCGCGGTGCAGACCCACCAGAAGATCGTCGGCGTGGTGGAGAACATGGCGGGCCTGCCGTGCCCGCACTGCGGCGAGATGGTGGACGTGTTCGGCACCGGCGGCGGCCAGCGGGTCGCGGACGGGCTGACGCGGACGACCGGCGCGACGGTGCCGGTGCTCGGCTCCATCCCGATCGACGTGCGGCTGCGGGAGGGCGGCGACGAGGGCAGGCCCGTCGTGCTGTCCGACCCCGGCTCACCGGCCGGCACGGCGCTGCGCACCATCGCGGGCAAGCTCGGCGGCCGGCAGCGGGGCCTGGCGGGCATGTCCCTGGGCATCACGCCGCGCAACAAGTTCTGAGGTCCGGGGCGCGCCCGTCTCCCGGGCGTACGGCCGCGAGGTGCGCCGGAGGGGCGCCGCCCGTGCGGGGCGGCGCCCCTCCGGCGCACCCGGGGCCTCCCTGGCGGCCTCCCGGTCAGGCGTACGCGGAGAGGTCCGCGACGACGGCGAAGCCGAGCCCGTACGCGCTCATCCCCCGGCCGTAGGCGCCCAGGTGGACGCCGCGGGCGGTGCTGCCGGCGAGGACCCAGCCGAACTCGGACTCGCGGTAGTGGAACGGCTGCGGCACTCCGTCCACGGGCAGCGACAGCGTCGTCCAGGCGGGGCCGTCCAGGTCGTGGGCGAGTTCGAACGCGGTCTCCGTCTGCTGGTCCAGCCACTCGTCGCGCAGCGTGTGGTCGAGCTGCGGCGGCCAGGTGTACGCCAGGAGCCCCGAGCCGGCCAGCCAGGCCGCCGAGGACACGCTGGTGGCCTCCAGGACGCCGGTGCCGTCTCCGGAGCCGCGCACCGGGCGGGCGGCGACGGTGACGACGACCGTGAAGCCGCCCTGCTCCCGCCCGGCGGCCTCCGGCCGTATGGACGGCTCCTCGCCGTGGCCGGTCGAGCCGTGCCGGACGGTGCCGTCCGCCTCCGTACCGGCCTGCATCAGCCAGCGCGGGCCGGTGAACGCCTCGTCCAGCCCGTACCAGGGGAAGGAGGCCCGCAGGTACGCGTCGACGGCGCGGCCGCCCTCGGACGCGGGTGCGCCGCCGGACGCCGGCCGCTCCCGCGCCTCCGTCCGTCTCGTGGTCTCCATCTCGCCGGCCGCCTCCTCGTATCCGTTCGGACAGAGGGAGAGGATATCGACCGGGGCCGGGCCCGTCCGGGAGGGCCGGCTCCGGTGGGGTGCCCGGTGGTCCGGGTGGCCCAGTCCGTTCAGGTGGCGTCCGCGTCGAAGGGCGGCCGGTCCTCCGCCCGGGGTGCGTCGTGCTTCTTCAGGAGGTCGGGCGTGGAGCGGGCNGGGGCNGGGGCGGCCGGGGCGGTGCCTCTGACGGCGCCGGCCACCTCGTCGATCTCCTTGCGGAGGTCGAAGCTGCTGCGCAGCTCCCGGATGTCCCGCAGGTCGTGGTTGTCGGCCAGCTGCTTGCGGACGAACGTCCTCGGGTTGAGGTCCTCGAACTCGAAGTCCTTGAAGTCGGGCCCGAGTTCGCTGCGGATGTCCTGCTTGGCGCTCTCGGAGAAGTCCCTGATCCTGCGGAGGAAGCGGCTGACGTCCTGGATGAGCTGGGGCAGCTTGTCGGGACCCCAGATGAGCACGGCGAGGATCACCAGCGTCACCACCTCGAGTCCGCCTATGTCACTGAACACCTTGCTCCTCCTCGGGTCTCCGCCGCACCAAGGTACCCGCTCCGCCCGTGCGGCGGGACTGCCGCCGGGCGGTCGGGCCGCTCGTCCGTTCAGTCGTCCGCCGACGAGCCGAGCGTGAGGGTCCGGGGGGCCTCGCGGCCGTCGCGCCGCACGGTGAGGCGGAGGTCGTCGCCGGGGCGGTGGCCGCGGATCTTGGCGATCAGCTCCTCCGCGTCGTGGACGCGCTCGCCGTCGACCTCGGTGATGACGTCGCCGGAGCGGATGCCCGCCTTGTCGGCGGGACCGCCGGGGACGACGGCCGCGCCGCCGCCCCGGGCCTCGCCCGCGACGCGGGCGCCGTCACCGGTGAACTTCATGTCGAGGCTGACGCCGATGACGGGGTGCGTGGCCTTGCCGGTGTTGATGAGCTCCTCGGCGACGCGCTTGCCCTGGTTGATGGGGATCGCGAAGCCCAGGCCGATCGAGCCGGACTGGCCGCCGTCGATGCCGGAGTCGCTGTCGGCGGCGCGGATGGCGCTGTTGACGCCGATGACACGGGCCCGGGAGTCGAGGAGCGGCCCGCCGGAGTTGCCCGGGTTTATCGGGGCGTCGGTCTGGAGGGCGTCGACGTAGCTGACGTCGCTGCCGTCGCCCTTCTTCCCACCGGCGGTGATGGGGCGGCCCTTGGCGCTGATGATGCCGGAGGTGACGGTGTTCTGGAGGTCGAAGGGGGCACCGATGGCGACGACCGGGTCGCCGACGCGGACGCCGTCGGAGTCGCCGAGCGGGAGGGGCGTGAGGTTCGACACCCCGCTGACCCGGACGACGGCGAGGTCGTAACCGCTGTCGCCGCCGACCAGGGTGGCCCCGGCGGTCTCGCCTCCGCTGAAGGTGACGGTGATGTCGCCCCCGGCGTCGGCGGAGTCCACGACGTGGTGGTTGGTGAGGATGTGGCCGCGCCGGTCGAGGACGAAGCCGGTGCCCGTGCCCTGCTCGCCGCCGCCGGCGACGTGGAGGGTGACGACGCCGGGCAGGGCGCGGGCGGCGATGCCGGCGACGCTGTCGGGCGCGCGGTCTGCGGTGTCCGCCGCGGCCTGGGGCAGCTCGACGGTGGTGAGGCCGCCGTTGCGCTCCACGTACGCGCCGACCGCGCCGCCGAGGACACCGGTGAGCAGGGCGAACACCAGCGCGCCGACGAGTCCGAGCCCCCTGCGCGACCGCGGCGTCCGCACGCCGTCGGGGTGGGCGGTGAGCGGCTGCGCGGCGGGACCGCTCCAGGGGTCGTACTGCCCCCACTGCGCGGGGGCGGGATGGGGAGTGTGTCCGGGAGTGCCGTAGGCGGGCGGCGGGACGGCCGCGGGCCGCTGCACGGGGTGCGGGTGCCCAGGGGCCGGGCTCCCCGTAGGGCGGTGTCCGGTACTCGTCGGGCTCGTGCAGGGGCCCTGCGCTCCCGGTGGGACGCCCGGCGGTCACGGCACCGGCCCCGTCCGGGGCGGGAGCGGGGTCGTACGTCCCGTCCGGGGCGGGTGCGGCGGGCACCCCCTCCGGCGCCGGAACGGCGGCGCGGTCGGGCATCCCGCCCGGTGCGGGGACGGGCGTCTCCCGCGGGGTCGCGTGCGCCGCTCCGGGCGCGGTGGCGACGCCCTCGGCGTGCACCGGGGCGGCCGGCCGGGCCGGCTCGGCCCGGGGGGCGTCCGGTCCGCCCGGTGCGGGGACGGGGGCGGGACNNNNNNNNGCCGTGGGCGCCTCGGCGGCCGGAGGCGCGGTCGCGGGCNNCGCCGGGCCCCGGCAGCACCGGCGGGGCGGGGTCCGGGGATGCCGGGTGGCTCTGCCGCGTCCGTCCCGGCTGCGTGGGCTTCCCGTCGTCCATGCTCTCCCCGCTACTGGCCACTCAGCGCCCCTCCGGCGCCCCTGACCGTGGATTCAACCAGGCCCGCCGGAGCGCCGTTCACGGTGGCCGGGGGCGTCCGGTACGACGGGTACGAGACCGGCAGGGGATCGGGGGCGCCCACCAGGGGCAGGACGCCGGTGCCGACCCGCGGGGGCGCCGCGTGCAGAAACGGTACGGCCGCCGGGTACCGGGTGCGGACCTGCGCTCCGGGCAGCAGGGGGGCGGGCCGGTCGGCGAACCGGCCCGTGGCGGCGCCCGCGCCCGCGGGGGTACGGCGGGCACCCTCCGCGGGCGCGGCGGACTGCCCCGCGGACGGCGACCGCAGGGGCGTCACGCTGCTTCCGGGGGCCTCTCCACGGGCCTCCACCGTCCCGCCCGTCGGTATCGCCCCGCCCAGGGCGATCGCCGCGAACGAGACGGCGCCGGCCGCCGCGAACACGAACCTCCGGCCGCGCCACGCGGGCCGCTCCGCCTCCCGGCCGGTCCCGTGGATGCGGAAGCCCCCGCGCGCGGCCGGTGCGTGCCCGCCCAGGGGCAGGTGGGGGAAGCCGCCGGGTCTCGCCAGGAACGTCCCGGCCCCGGGGCCGGACCGCACGGAGCGGCCCGGACCGTGCCCGGGCCGCCGGGCCCCGGCTCCCGGACCGCCGCCCCCGAACGGCCGTCCGCCGTCCTGCGCGGCGCCCTCGGACAGCCCTTGGAGGCGCGCGAGCAGCCCTTCGGAGGGCGGCGGCGGGGCGGACTCGGCGAAGAAGCTCTTGACGCGGCGCTGCGCGTCGGCCTCGGCCTTGCAGCGGGCGCAGGTCGCCAGGTGGGCGAGGACCCGCTCGCGGGCGTCATGGCCCAGCTCGCCGTCGACCAGCGCGGCGAGCCGGTCCCCCAGATGGTGTTCCGCGGGGGTCGGACGTACGCCACTCACGCGGTTCCGCCCTCCCCGCCCACGGCGGCGAAGGCACGCCCCGCGACGACGCGCTGCCCGGCCCGCGCCTCGGGCGACCGGTGCTTGAGCGCCTTGCGCAGGTGCGACCGGCCGCGGTGGATCCGGCTGCGGACCGTGCCGAGCTTCACGCCGAGGGTCGCGGCGATCTCCTCGTACGACAGGCCCTCGATGTCGCAGAGCACGACGGCCGCGCGGAACTCCGGCGCCAGCGTGTCCAGCGCCTGCTGCACGTCCGCGTCGAAGTGGGTGTCGTGGAAGACCTGCTGGGGCGACGGGTCGCGGCTGGGCAGCCGCTCCGCGGCGTCCTCGCCGAGCGCGTCGAACCGGATGCGCTGCTTGCGGCGCACCGTGTCCAGGAAGAGGTTGGTGGTGATGCGGTGCAGCCAGCCCTCGAACGTGCCCGGCGTGTACGTCGACAGGGAGCGGAAGACGCGGACGAAGACCTCCTGCGTCAGGTCCTCGGCGTCGTGCTGGTTGCCCGTCAGGCGGTAGGCGAGGCGGTAGACGCGACCGCTGTGGGTGCTGACGATCTCCTCCCAGGTCGGAGGGGCCCACGCCTGCGGTTCCGCATCCGGTGCGAAGGTCGCCGTCGTGGCTGCGGTCTCGGTGGCGGCGCGGGTGCTGTCAGCGATGTCGGTCACGGATTTCGGCTCACCCGCCGACCTGAGGAAGCGCCGCAACCGCAGCGCCCCTCTCCGATCCACAGGCTCGGCCGCACCTCCCCTGTCGGCTCCGGTGGTGTCCAGTGGAGCCCCTACCATAGCCACCTCGCCCGTTAGTTCCGGATAAGAATCTTTACGAGAATTTGGGGCCGCCCCCGGGTCCCGCCCTGCCGGCCACCCCTCCTCCCAACGCACAGTCCCATCTGCGGGTTCCCCGCGGCGAGCGGCTACAGTCACCGTTGCCGCCTACGGGAACAGGAGAGGGTCATTACCGCCAACCGGCAGACGAGCTGGGCCTTCGCCGACGCCTTCGCCGCCGAGGACGAGGCGCTGCACTGGGCCCGCGACCGGGCCCGGGAGGCAGGGGTGCCCTCGGTGTCCCCCGGCACCGGCGCCGCGCTGCGGATGCTCGCCGCCACGGCGGACGCCAAGGCCGTCGCGGAGATCGGCACGGGCACCGGCGTCTCCGGGATCTACCTCCTGCTGGGCATGCGGCCGGACGGGGTGCTGACCACCGTGGACCCGGAGCCGGACCGGCAGCAGTTCGCCCGGCAGGCGTTCCGGGCGGCCGGGTTCGCCGGGAACCGGGCGCGCTTCATCCCCGGCCGGGCGCTGGACGTGCTGCCGAGGCTGGCCGACGGCGGGTACGACGTCGTCTTCTGCGACGGCGACCGGACCGAGTACCCGGCGTACCTCGACGAGTCGCTGCGGCTGCTGCGGCCGGGCGGGCTGGTGTGCTTCGAGGGCGTGTTCGCGGACGGCCGCACGGTCGACTCGGGCGTCCAGCCGTCCGAGGTCCTGACGCTGCGCGAGCTGCTGCGGACGGTGCGGGAGAGCGACGAGCTGGTGCCGTCGCTGCTGCCGGTCGGCGACGGGCTGCTCTGCGCCGTGCGCCGCGGCTGACCTGCGGCCGGGCGCCCGCGCGGCCCGGTGGCGGCGCCCGGAACGCGATCACCCCGGCGCGGTGGTCACACCGGCCGGGGCGATCGGGAAAACGTGGGCGCAAGCGTCAGCTCGTGACCTTCTTCAGCTCCTCGCCGAGGGCTACGGCCTCGTCCGGGGTCAGCTCGACGACAAGCCGACCGCCGCCTTCGAGCGGAACGCGCATGACGATGCCCCGCCCCTCCTTGGTCACCTCGAGCGGGCCGTCGCCCGTCCGCGGCTTCATGGCCGCCATGCTCGTTCCCCTTCCTGAAACCAGCTCATCGATCAGCCGACGGCCCCGTGGAAGGGCGCGGACCGGCGTCGAACACAATGCTTCCAGGTCATTATCCCGCATGGTGACGCCCGATGACCAACATCGGACGGCATCGCTTGCGCAACGCGATCGCACAAAACAGCTCATTTCGGCGATGGTGCTGCCATACTTCGCCATCGCGGCGCCCGGTCCGGGGCCCGGCGTTTGACGCAGGTCACATGCCGGAGCCCGATGATCTCCGCCATGCTGGGCGGGACACCACCACCGGAGCCGCAGAGGGGACCCCGCCATGGCCGACACCGTGCTGTACGAGGTGAGCGAAGGACTCGCGACCGTCACCATCAACCGGCCCGACGCGATGAACGCGATGAACACCGAGGCGAAGGTCGCGCTGCGGGACGCCCTGCAGGCCGCGGGCGCCGACCCGGCCGTGCGCGCGGTGCTGCTGACCGCGACGGGCCGGGCGTTCTGCGTAGGGCAGGACCTCAAGGAGCACGTGCGGTCGCTGACCGGCGAGGACGCGATGCGGACGGTGCGGGAGCACTACAACCCGATCGTCCGGGCGATCACCGGCATGCCGAAGCCCGTGGTGGCCGGGGTGAACGGGGTCGCGGCGGGCGCGGGCTTCGGCTTCGCGCTGGCGGCGGACTACCGGGTCGTCGCCGACACGGCGTCGTTCAACACGTCCTTCGCGGGCGTGGCGCTCAGCGCCGACTCGGGCCTCTCCTGGATGCTGCCGCGCCTGATCGGCGCCTCCCGCGCCGCCGACCTGATGCTGTTCCCGCGCTCCCTGCCGGCGGGCGAGGCGTACGAGCTGGGCCTGGTGAACAGGCTCGTGCCGGCCGCCGAACTGGCCGCCGAGGCGGAGAGGACCGCCCGCGCCCTCGCGGAGGGGCCCACGCTCGCGTACGCGTCGATCAAGGAGGCCATGGCGTACGGCGCCGGGCACACCCTGGAGGAGTCCCTGGTCAAGGAGGACGAGCTCCAGACCCGGGCGGGCGCCTCCGAGGACCACCGGATCGCGGTGGAGGCGTTCCTCGCGAAGGAGAAGCCGAAGTACGTCGGCCGCTAGGAGGCCGGGGCCGCGGGGCGCGCGGCGCGGGCGACGCAGTCCGACAGGTGGTCGTCGACCAGGCCGCACGCCTGCATCAGCGCGTACGCCGTGGTGGGCCCGACGAAGCGGATGCCGCGCCGCTTCAGGGCCTTCGCCAGGGCCGTCGACTCCGGGGTGAGCGCCGGGACGTCCGCGAGCGTGCGCGGGGCCGGGCGGGCCGCCGGGTCGGGCGCGTGGGACCAGACCAGCGCGTCGAGCTCGCCGGGCTCCCACCCGGCGAGCTCGCGCGCGTTGGCGAGCGTCGCGTCGATCTTGGCGCGGTTGCGGATGATGCCCCCGTCGGCGAGCAGCCGCTCCCGGTCGGCCTCCGTGAACGCGGCGACCTCCGCGATCCGGAAGCCGGCGAAGGCCCGCCGGAAGCCCTCCCGGCGGCGCAGGATGGTGATCCACGACAGGCCGGACTGGAACGCCTCCAGGCTCAGCCGTTCGAACAGCGCGTCGTCGCCGCGGACCGGGCGGCCCCACTCGTCGTCGTGGTACCGGAGGTAGTCGGGGGCCGAAAGGCCCCACGGGCAGCGGGGCGCGCCGTCCGGACCGGGTGCGGCCGCGCCGGTCACCGCTCCCCCTCGCCGTCCTCCGCGCCGCGGTCCGGGCCCGCGCCGCGCCCGCCGGGGTCCGCGGGCCCGCCCAGGCCGTCCCGCTCGCCGAGACCGTCCCGCTCGCCGAGGCCGTCCCGCTCGCCGAGGCCGTCCCGCCCGCCGTGCCGGGGCGGTCCGGCGAAGAGGTCCGTACGGCCGGACGCCGTGGCCNNNNNNNNNNNNTGCGCGCCGGCCAGCGCCGACTCCAGTTCCGCGATCCGGGCGTCCCGCTCGGCGAGTTCGGCGGCCAGCCGGTCCAGGACGTCGTCGACCTCGCCCATCCGGTAGCCGCGGGGCGCCAGCGGCAGCCGCAGCGCCTCGACGTCGGCGCGGCTGACCGGCCGGGTGAGCGGCAGCGGGTCCACCAGGTGCTCGGGGGGCGCCTCGGGCAGCACCTCGTTCTCCGCGCCGCCGACCACCGCGAGGGTCACCGCGGCCACGACGACGACCATCACCACAGCCAAGAACCAGAACACAGTGCGCCTCTCCCGGGGGCCGGAAACATGGAGCGTAGAACGTCCGGTGCCGATCGTGCCACGCGGTCGCGGCGGTTAGGGTCGCAGGGACGCCACACGAGGAGGACATACGGGATGCTGCGCCTGGGGCGACGCGAATTCGACGCGCACGAGCCGGTGGTCATGGCGATCGTGAACCGGACCCCCGACTCCTTCTACGACCGGGGGGCCACCTTCCGCGACGAGCCCGCCCTCGCCCGGGTCGAGCGGGCGGTGGCCGAGGGGGCGGCGATCATCGACGTCGGCGGGGTGAAGGCGGGGCCCGGCGAGGAGGTCGACGCCGACGAGGAGGCGCGGCGCACGGTCGGTTTCGTGGCGGAGGTGCGGCGGCGCCACCCCGACGTGGTGATCAGCGTCGACACCTGGCGGCACGAGGTCGGCGAGGCGGTGTGCGAGGCCGGGGCGGACCTGCTGAACGACGCCTGGGGCGGCGTCGATCCCCGGCTCGCGGAGGTCGCGGCGCGGTACGGGGCCGGGCTGGTGTGCACCCACGCGGGCGGCGCCGAGCCCCGGACCCGCCCGCACCGGGTCGCGTACGACGACGTGATGGCCGACATCCTGCGGGTGACGGTCGGTCTGGCCGAGCGGGCCGTGGCCCTGGGCGTGCCGCGGGAGTCGGTGCTGATCGACCCGGGGCACGACTTCGGGAAGAACACCCGGCACTCGCTGGAGGCGACGCGGCGGCTCGGGGAGATGGTGGAGACGGGGTGGCCGGTGCTGGTGTCCCTGTCGAACAAGGACTTCGTGGGCGAGACCCTGGACCGGCCGGTGAAGGAGCGGCTCGTCGGGACGCTGGCGACGACGGCGGTCTCCGCGTGGCTGGGCGCCCAGGTGTACCGGGTGCACGAGGTCGCCGAGACGCGGCAGGTGCTGGACATGGTGGCGGCCATCGCGGGGCACCGCGAACCGGCCGTCGCCCGGCGGGGACTGGCGTGACCGGCCGGGCCGCGCCCGCCCCGCGCCGGGCGCGGGGTCAGTGCCCGGTCTCCTTGCTGACCAGGGCCACCGCCTCGTCGACGTCGTCCGTCACGTGGAAGAGCATCAGGTCGTGCTCGGATGCCTTGCCCTGGGCGACGACCGTGTCGCGGAGCCAGTCGACCAGTCCCGACCAGTACTCCGTGCCGAACAGGACGATCGGGAAGCGGGTGACCTTGCGGGTCTGGACGAGGGTCAGCGCCTCGAACAGCTCGTCCAGCGTGCCCAGGCCGCCCGGCAGGACGACGAAGCCCTGGGCGTACTTGACGAACATCGTCTTCCGCACGAAGAAGTAGCGGAAGTTGACGCCGATGTCGACGTGCTGGTTGAGGCCCTGCTCGAAGGGGAGCTCGATGCCGAGGCCGACGGAGACGCCCTTCGCCTCGCGCGCGCCCCTGTTCGCGGCCTCCATGGCGCCCGGGCCGCCGCCCGTCACCACCGCGAAGCCCGCCTCGGCCAGCGCCCTGCCGATTCTCACCCCGGCCTCGTACTCGGGCGTGCCGGCCGGGGTGCGGGCCGAACCGAAGACGCTGATGGCACTGGGCAGTTCGGCCAGCGCGCCGAAGCCCTCGACGAACTCGGACTGGATGCGCATGACCCGCCAGGGGTCGGTGTGGACCCAGTCCGCGTCGCCCGCGGTGTCCAGCAGCCGCTGGTCGGCCGTGCCGGGCTGGACCTGCCCCCTGCGGCGGAGCACCGGCCCCAGCCGCTGCTCCGCCCGCGCGCCCGCCACCTCGGCCTCGGGGTTCTCCATGGTCTGCTCCCTCCGCTGAACATCGTCTTGCCGGGGTCAGCGTAGGACGGGAAATGTGACCGGTGGCGAAATTGTGGTGGTCAGGCAGTGAGCCAGTCGTACAGGCGCCGCTCGCAGTGGGTGATCCGCTCGACGGCCACGCGCTCGTCCCGCTTGTGCGCCAGGGTCGGGTCGCCGGGGCCGTAGTTGACGGCGGGCACGCCGAGCGCGCTGAAGCGGGAGACGTCGGTCCAGCCGAACTTCGGGCGGGCGGTGCCGCCGACCGCCTCCATGAACGCCGCCGCGGCCGGGTGGGAGAGGCCGGGCAGGGCGCCTCCGGAGTGGTCGTCGACCACGAACTCGTCCACGCCGCAGTCGGCGAACACCTCCCGCACGTGCTTCTCGGCCTCCTCCGGCGTGCGGTCGGGGGCGTAGCG
It includes:
- a CDS encoding DNA-3-methyladenine glycosylase I — translated: MTGAAAPGPDGAPRCPWGLSAPDYLRYHDDEWGRPVRGDDALFERLSLEAFQSGLSWITILRRREGFRRAFAGFRIAEVAAFTEADRERLLADGGIIRNRAKIDATLANARELAGWEPGELDALVWSHAPDPAARPAPRTLADVPALTPESTALAKALKRRGIRFVGPTTAYALMQACGLVDDHLSDCVARAARPAAPAS
- a CDS encoding DivIVA domain-containing protein, which translates into the protein MFWFLAVVMVVVVAAVTLAVVGGAENEVLPEAPPEHLVDPLPLTRPVSRADVEALRLPLAPRGYRMGEVDDVLDRLAAELAERDARIAELESALAGA
- the folP gene encoding dihydropteroate synthase, translating into MLRLGRREFDAHEPVVMAIVNRTPDSFYDRGATFRDEPALARVERAVAEGAAIIDVGGVKAGPGEEVDADEEARRTVGFVAEVRRRHPDVVISVDTWRHEVGEAVCEAGADLLNDAWGGVDPRLAEVAARYGAGLVCTHAGGAEPRTRPHRVAYDDVMADILRVTVGLAERAVALGVPRESVLIDPGHDFGKNTRHSLEATRRLGEMVETGWPVLVSLSNKDFVGETLDRPVKERLVGTLATTAVSAWLGAQVYRVHEVAETRQVLDMVAAIAGHREPAVARRGLA
- a CDS encoding TIGR00730 family Rossman fold protein, which translates into the protein MENPEAEVAGARAEQRLGPVLRRRGQVQPGTADQRLLDTAGDADWVHTDPWRVMRIQSEFVEGFGALAELPSAISVFGSARTPAGTPEYEAGVRIGRALAEAGFAVVTGGGPGAMEAANRGAREAKGVSVGLGIELPFEQGLNQHVDIGVNFRYFFVRKTMFVKYAQGFVVLPGGLGTLDELFEALTLVQTRKVTRFPIVLFGTEYWSGLVDWLRDTVVAQGKASEHDLMLFHVTDDVDEAVALVSKETGH